Proteins from a genomic interval of Sinorhizobium fredii USDA 257:
- a CDS encoding MFS transporter: MTRTVAVLRGFGPDFALLFGLQFISMGAMEMNGPFWPIQIKALSPSDSVFGLAGIGVYVCPMLGVSLTSAFWGRMGDRYGNRLMMVRALLGLAITQLLVAFAQDVWTILALRFLQGACAGYIAPAQAYGVEVTGGRDRARLFAWLQVATNVGSLGGAFLGGLILDALPFAAVNLTAGVICAFCAAVAWTSLPVPPGGAGLTKTAKATTVSCAPSTGVSVFGLLALMGLLLASRMVLQVPFSLYMSEVYGSQHWITGLSYGLLALGFVVAAPVWARTFEGREPSFVLGCNVLIAGGCFVATGLAGSTRAIGLYAALYFAWGALLGGTTPVLLSLVSAATRSERQGSVLGLAQTCQQGASVVGIIAGVAATQRFGLKAAFPLVTGLYGLSFLVALGLWLKARQSRR; encoded by the coding sequence ATGACCAGGACAGTCGCGGTCCTGCGCGGTTTCGGACCCGACTTCGCGCTGCTGTTCGGACTTCAATTCATCTCCATGGGCGCCATGGAGATGAACGGTCCCTTCTGGCCGATTCAGATCAAGGCATTGAGCCCCTCGGACAGCGTCTTTGGCCTCGCGGGTATCGGCGTCTACGTCTGCCCGATGCTCGGCGTATCGCTGACGAGTGCCTTTTGGGGACGTATGGGCGACCGGTACGGCAATCGCCTGATGATGGTCCGGGCCTTGCTGGGCCTGGCGATCACGCAACTGCTCGTCGCCTTCGCCCAGGATGTCTGGACCATTCTGGCGTTGCGCTTTCTGCAGGGGGCCTGCGCTGGCTATATCGCTCCGGCCCAGGCCTACGGCGTTGAGGTCACCGGCGGGCGCGATCGCGCCCGCCTCTTCGCCTGGCTGCAGGTGGCGACGAATGTCGGCTCGCTGGGCGGCGCTTTCCTCGGCGGGCTCATCCTCGACGCCTTGCCTTTTGCGGCCGTCAACCTCACCGCCGGGGTGATCTGCGCATTCTGTGCCGCAGTCGCCTGGACAAGCCTGCCGGTTCCACCAGGAGGAGCGGGACTCACGAAAACCGCGAAAGCAACAACAGTCTCTTGCGCGCCTTCCACGGGGGTGTCCGTGTTCGGACTACTTGCTCTGATGGGATTGCTGCTTGCGAGCAGGATGGTGCTGCAGGTGCCCTTTTCCCTCTATATGTCGGAGGTCTACGGCTCTCAGCATTGGATCACGGGATTGAGCTATGGCCTTCTTGCGCTCGGCTTTGTGGTCGCAGCGCCGGTGTGGGCCCGGACCTTCGAAGGGCGAGAGCCGTCTTTTGTGCTCGGATGTAACGTGCTGATCGCTGGCGGATGCTTCGTCGCCACCGGGCTCGCTGGCTCGACCCGTGCGATAGGGCTGTACGCAGCGCTCTATTTTGCCTGGGGCGCGCTGCTTGGAGGAACGACACCGGTTCTCCTGTCGCTCGTCTCGGCCGCGACGCGAAGCGAAAGGCAGGGATCGGTCCTGGGGCTTGCGCAGACCTGCCAGCAGGGCGCTTCGGTCGTCGGGATCATTGCAGGAGTCGCCGCCACGCAACGGTTTGGGCTCAAGGCAGCTTTCCCGCTCGTCACGGGCCTCTACGGCCTGTCTTTTCTCGTGGCGCTCGGCCTGTGGCTGAAGGCGCGCCAATCACGTCGGTAA